In a single window of the Azospirillum thiophilum genome:
- a CDS encoding DUF2946 family protein: protein MRDPPPGGLPGGRARLRHALAGWLAVLALLVQVAVPDFAMAARARAGLPAGFLTAATAAGHCGPGQGHPGEHPGGQAMDHDGLCAFCLALATHGLVPTAAAPPPPPVFALVASPPASPGMRPADHFLTCVKPRAPPV from the coding sequence ATGCGCGATCCGCCTCCGGGCGGCCTCCCGGGCGGCCGCGCCCGGCTGCGCCATGCGCTGGCGGGCTGGCTTGCGGTGCTGGCGCTGCTGGTCCAGGTGGCGGTTCCCGATTTCGCCATGGCGGCGCGGGCGCGCGCGGGACTGCCGGCCGGCTTCCTGACCGCGGCGACCGCGGCCGGGCATTGCGGTCCCGGCCAGGGGCATCCCGGGGAGCATCCCGGCGGCCAGGCCATGGACCATGACGGTCTCTGCGCCTTCTGCCTCGCGCTCGCCACCCATGGGCTGGTGCCCACTGCCGCCGCCCCGCCGCCGCCGCCGGTCTTCGCCTTGGTGGCTTCCCCGCCGGCCAGCCCCGGCATGCGTCCGGCCGACCATTTCCTGACCTGCGTCAAACCCCGCGCTCCGCCGGTGTGA
- a CDS encoding sulfite exporter TauE/SafE family protein → MEETVELSGLILVVAALYAAVGQAGASGYLAVMGMVGLDPAVMKPAALTLNLLVAAIGTARFARAGLLHWRNVYPFGVLGMPFSFAGGLVHLPAAAYYPVVGACLLLAGLELTRSTWVAGRRRAVPAAPDHPPFWAALAAGAGIGFLSGMTGTGGGIFLAPLILLMGWVETRRTAAVSAAFNLLNSASALLGTWATVPALPPALPVWLMAAGAGGLFGAWLGSRHLPVVALRYLLSAILVASGVKMLMA, encoded by the coding sequence TTGGAAGAGACGGTCGAATTGTCAGGGTTGATCCTGGTCGTCGCGGCGCTGTACGCCGCCGTCGGCCAGGCCGGGGCGTCCGGCTACCTTGCGGTCATGGGCATGGTCGGCCTCGACCCGGCGGTGATGAAGCCGGCCGCCCTGACCTTGAACCTGTTGGTCGCGGCGATCGGCACGGCCCGGTTCGCGCGGGCGGGGCTGCTTCACTGGCGAAACGTGTACCCATTCGGCGTTCTGGGCATGCCTTTCTCCTTCGCCGGCGGCTTGGTGCATCTTCCAGCGGCGGCCTATTACCCGGTGGTCGGCGCCTGCCTTCTGCTGGCAGGGCTGGAACTGACGCGCTCCACCTGGGTCGCCGGCCGCAGGCGGGCCGTACCGGCGGCGCCGGACCACCCGCCCTTCTGGGCGGCACTGGCAGCGGGTGCCGGCATCGGCTTCCTTTCCGGCATGACCGGAACGGGAGGCGGCATATTCCTCGCCCCCCTGATCCTGCTGATGGGCTGGGTCGAAACCCGGCGGACAGCCGCGGTGTCGGCCGCCTTCAACCTTCTGAACTCGGCATCGGCCCTGCTGGGCACCTGGGCGACGGTGCCGGCACTGCCCCCGGCGCTGCCGGTATGGCTGATGGCCGCCGGCGCCGGCGGGCTGTTCGGCGCATGGCTGGGCAGCCGGCATCTCCCGGTCGTGGCGTTGCGCTATCTGCTTTCGGCGATCCTGGTGGCGTCCGGGGTGAAGATGCTGATGGCCTGA
- a CDS encoding copper resistance CopC/CopD family protein: MHSNLHRPPGLPAPACTPFRALFRVVLLLALAGMAAIPRTGWAHAVLMESVPADGATLDAPPAELRLSFNEPVSPIRFQLLDQQGRDMADPAGTVAENDTVRLALPPGLPQGLYVASYRMTSADGHPVAGSFTFGIGMTPPPPAATPEPDDPARTAALAGVLLRALHYAALLAGTGGGLFLLLVGGRSSALSDRVTPALGAMLLAAGLSGLLLVGVTGAVLTGQPLAALATASAWSTGAGSSVGLSIGIAALALLCTAGGLAGWGRSKAGWLLLAAGALLGALSLAATGHAATAPPRWLAAPLVALHGLMAAFWVGALWPLAVALRLEPAAEAARLTRRFSRLAVGAVAVLAGAGAILSVLQLRPAGAVSGSAILEAILSTGYGWLWSGKMLAVLLLLGLAAWNRQSLTPALDRGGTGPVRALRRSIALEMAVAGTILLLSASFALTPPPRARSGGVERPPPGFSIVTVRNGHMAIIDVDPARPGRNRIRLHLQDEDGKQLAAREATAEWELPTAGIAPLRRPLSSLGPGFFGSDDMELPLAGRWELRLDVLIDDFDKQVFRTRLQLGEPAAGTK, from the coding sequence ATGCATTCCAACCTTCATCGTCCGCCCGGCTTGCCAGCGCCCGCCTGCACGCCTTTCCGGGCGCTCTTCCGGGTGGTCCTGCTGCTCGCCCTGGCGGGCATGGCGGCGATCCCGCGGACCGGTTGGGCCCATGCCGTCCTGATGGAGTCGGTCCCGGCCGACGGCGCCACCCTCGACGCCCCGCCGGCCGAGCTGCGGCTGAGCTTCAACGAGCCCGTCTCCCCGATCCGCTTCCAGCTGCTCGACCAGCAGGGACGCGACATGGCCGATCCCGCGGGCACCGTGGCGGAGAACGATACCGTCCGTCTCGCCCTGCCGCCGGGGCTGCCGCAGGGCCTCTATGTCGCCAGCTACCGCATGACCTCCGCCGACGGCCATCCCGTCGCCGGCTCCTTCACCTTCGGCATCGGCATGACACCGCCGCCGCCGGCCGCAACGCCGGAGCCCGACGACCCGGCCCGCACCGCCGCGCTGGCCGGGGTGCTGCTGCGCGCCCTGCATTACGCCGCCCTGCTGGCCGGGACCGGCGGCGGCCTGTTCCTGCTTCTGGTCGGCGGGCGGTCGAGCGCGCTCAGCGACCGGGTGACGCCGGCCCTGGGGGCGATGCTGCTGGCGGCCGGGCTGTCGGGGCTGCTGCTGGTCGGGGTGACCGGCGCGGTCCTGACCGGCCAGCCCCTCGCCGCGCTCGCGACGGCGTCGGCCTGGAGCACCGGCGCCGGAAGCAGCGTCGGCCTCAGCATCGGCATCGCCGCGCTGGCCCTGCTCTGCACGGCTGGCGGGCTGGCGGGTTGGGGCCGGTCGAAAGCCGGCTGGCTGCTCCTGGCAGCGGGGGCGCTGCTGGGCGCCCTGTCGCTGGCGGCCACCGGCCATGCCGCCACCGCCCCGCCGCGCTGGCTGGCCGCCCCCCTGGTCGCGCTGCATGGGCTGATGGCCGCCTTCTGGGTCGGGGCGCTGTGGCCGCTGGCCGTCGCCCTGCGCCTGGAGCCTGCGGCCGAGGCGGCACGGCTGACCCGCCGCTTCTCCCGCCTCGCCGTCGGCGCGGTGGCGGTGCTGGCCGGGGCCGGCGCCATCCTGTCCGTGCTCCAGCTCCGCCCGGCCGGTGCGGTTTCAGGCAGCGCGATCTTGGAGGCGATCCTGTCGACCGGCTATGGCTGGCTGTGGTCGGGCAAGATGCTGGCGGTCCTGCTGCTGCTCGGGCTGGCGGCATGGAACCGGCAGTCGCTGACCCCTGCGCTCGACCGCGGCGGCACCGGCCCGGTCCGGGCGCTGCGACGGAGCATCGCCCTGGAGATGGCGGTGGCCGGCACGATCCTGCTGTTGAGCGCCTCGTTCGCCCTGACCCCCCCGCCGCGCGCACGGAGCGGCGGGGTGGAAAGGCCGCCGCCGGGATTTTCCATCGTCACGGTCCGGAACGGCCATATGGCCATCATCGATGTCGATCCGGCGAGGCCGGGGCGGAACCGCATCCGGCTCCACCTCCAGGACGAGGACGGCAAGCAGTTGGCCGCCCGCGAGGCGACGGCGGAATGGGAGCTGCCAACCGCCGGCATCGCCCCGCTGCGACGGCCCCTGTCGAGCCTCGGCCCCGGCTTCTTCGGCAGCGACGACATGGAACTGCCGCTGGCCGGCCGCTGGGAGCTGCGCCTGGACGTGCTGATCGACGATTTCGACAAGCAGGTGTTCCGGACCAGGCTGCAACTCGGCGAGCCGGCCGCCGGCACGAAGTGA
- a CDS encoding YcnI family protein: MTRILSLALGAGTLCLALAAGTAAAHVVLETREAPAGSYYKAVLKVGHGCDSSPTTAIRVRLPDGAVLAKPMPKPGWSLSTKEGPYAQPYESHGRSITRGVTEIAWTGGSLPDAWYDEFVFQVVLPKRPAGTTIHFPVVQECEKGVHRWIEIPEAGKSPGDYREPAPVLKLTEPAPH, encoded by the coding sequence ATGACCCGCATCCTCTCCCTGGCGCTCGGCGCCGGGACCCTTTGCCTTGCGCTCGCCGCCGGCACCGCCGCCGCCCATGTCGTCCTGGAGACCCGCGAGGCGCCGGCCGGCAGCTATTACAAGGCCGTCCTGAAGGTCGGCCACGGCTGCGACAGCTCGCCGACCACCGCGATCCGCGTCCGCCTGCCCGACGGGGCAGTGCTGGCCAAGCCGATGCCGAAGCCGGGCTGGAGCCTGTCGACCAAGGAAGGCCCCTACGCCCAGCCCTATGAATCGCATGGGCGCAGCATCACCCGGGGCGTCACCGAAATCGCCTGGACCGGCGGCAGCCTGCCCGATGCCTGGTATGACGAGTTCGTCTTCCAGGTCGTGCTGCCCAAGCGGCCCGCCGGCACCACGATCCATTTCCCGGTGGTGCAGGAGTGCGAGAAGGGCGTCCATCGCTGGATCGAGATCCCGGAGGCCGGCAAGTCGCCGGGCGATTATCGCGAACCGGCGCCGGTCCTCAAGCTGACCGAACCCGCGCCGCACTGA
- a CDS encoding LysR substrate-binding domain-containing protein: MNLRQVEAFHAVMTNGTASRAAEVLRISQPAVSKAIQELEREIGFALFHRAKGRLIATEEGRLFFQEVSDSFAGLIHLRAAAARIRDFGSGEIRVACQSAISTTVLPKALRAFQLRHPDVSITVQARMSSVVKDLIASGQFDVGLAADEIDVTGVDATLFMQQRLVIAVPAGHPLASRPVLHPADLHGLPFIALAPEDTARRRLDGVLAVHGVMPKIVLETPYSTTVCAMVQAGIGCGLVSPLTTEPYLGRGLVARAFEPVIRSRTLLLLPPNRRPSRIVADCIAELMAFSSVGAGDPGGPDH, from the coding sequence ATGAATCTGCGTCAGGTCGAGGCGTTCCACGCAGTCATGACCAACGGCACCGCGTCGCGCGCCGCCGAGGTGCTGCGCATTTCCCAGCCGGCCGTCAGCAAGGCGATCCAGGAGCTGGAGCGCGAGATCGGCTTTGCGCTGTTCCACCGCGCCAAGGGCCGCCTGATCGCGACGGAGGAGGGGCGGCTGTTCTTCCAGGAAGTGTCCGATTCCTTCGCCGGCCTGATCCATCTGCGCGCCGCCGCCGCCCGCATCCGCGATTTCGGATCGGGCGAAATCCGGGTGGCCTGCCAGTCGGCGATCAGCACCACGGTCCTGCCCAAGGCGTTGCGGGCCTTCCAACTGCGTCACCCAGACGTGTCGATCACCGTCCAGGCGCGCATGTCGTCGGTGGTCAAGGATCTGATCGCATCCGGCCAGTTCGACGTCGGGCTGGCGGCGGACGAGATCGACGTGACCGGGGTCGATGCGACGCTGTTCATGCAGCAGCGGCTGGTGATCGCCGTTCCCGCCGGTCATCCGCTGGCGTCGCGCCCGGTGCTGCACCCGGCCGACCTGCACGGGCTGCCCTTCATCGCGCTGGCGCCGGAGGACACCGCCCGCCGCCGGCTGGACGGCGTGCTGGCGGTCCACGGCGTGATGCCGAAGATCGTGCTGGAGACGCCCTATTCGACCACGGTCTGCGCCATGGTCCAGGCCGGCATCGGCTGCGGGCTGGTCAGCCCGCTGACCACCGAGCCCTATCTCGGCCGGGGCCTCGTCGCCCGCGCCTTCGAGCCGGTGATCCGCTCGCGCACCCTGCTGCTTCTGCCGCCGAACCGCCGGCCGTCGCGCATCGTCGCCGACTGCATCGCGGAACTGATGGCCTTCTCCAGCGTCGGCGCGGGTGATCCCGGCGGCCCCGATCATTGA